Sequence from the Phormidium ambiguum IAM M-71 genome:
AATTCGGGACGATCGCGTGCGAGAATTACTATCACCTGATGAAATTGTTATGGCTGCGGCTTCTCCCTTAATTGCTCAAGCAGTACGCCGACAAGATGGTAGTTTAGGCGTACAAATGAAGGCGGGAGAACCACAAATTGAGGAATTAAAATTAAAGATTTTAGAGATTTTACACCGAGAAGGTAAATCTTTGATTGCCCTAAATTCAATGTTGTTTGCTGATGAAGTAAACGATAAAGTTCTAGAACGAAAATTGGCAATTCGGGAAACTAGCGCTAATCGAATTATTTGGAATGCTTCCGTAACTAAAGCAGCTGCGATCGCACTTAATCCACTTACAGTAATCGACTTATTTAGTGGGGCAATTATTGATGTGGCTTTAATTTTAACTTTGTCCAAACTTTACGGGATTCAAATGACACAACAAGGTGCTGTATCTTTATTAAAAAGAATTGCTCTTTGTATGGGTGGTTTAACTGCTAGTGAATTAGTTGCAAATTTGGGTTTAAGTTCTTTAAAAGGTTTGTTAGGTTTAAGCGCACCCGCAACCGGAGGTTTATCTTTAGGTGCTTATTTTTCTGTCGCTTTAACTCAAGCAAGTGTGGCTGGTGTTTCTTCTTATGGAATTGGACAAGTTACAAAAGCTTATTTAGCAAATGGTGCTTCTTGGGGTCCCGATGGGCCAAAAGCTGTAGTAGATCAAATTTTATCTTCTTTAGATGAAGATTCAATTTTGAATCGCTTAAAAGATGAATTGCGGGCAAAATTACATAGCCGAATATCGGCGGAAACAAAAAGTAATTAATAAAGCTAGATCCCCGACTTCTTTAAAAAATCGGGGATCTTTACTTACTACTAAGCTCAACTACATTCGAGGTGGTTCATTCTTTTTCCGTTTAAAGGATTCTAACCAATCTCGGACTTGTTCGCCAGCAACATCACGACCACCTAATCCAAAGGCTATTGCTGTTGCGACTGCGATCGCACCAAGTAATAAACCAAAGGCTAAATTAACAATATCCGCAGCAATGCCCATTTGTTGTAAAGCCATTGCGGAAACTAAGGTAATAATCGCAATTCGCGCCGCATTTCCTAGAATAACTGCTTGTTGATTCCCGGAACTGGTAATAATGTGGAAAGCGAGATTTGCTAAATATAAGCCGATCGCAAATATCACTAAACCAATTAGAATTTGTCCAGCTATAGCAACAATTCCGGTCACAATTGCGGTTAGGGCTGCAAATGCTAAAACTTCTACAGCGGCTACTGTAGCTAATAGCATAATCCCCACTAAAACAATGATTCCGACAATTTCAGAAGGAGTTCTAGAAGCAGTAACTTTTTCTTCTACTGTTCCTGATGTCGGACTATCAATGGGAGTTTCTGAGGGAGAAACAATGATGCGACTGCGAGTTACTTTGGGAGTTGGTAAGCCAATCCAGTTGAAAATGTTGTTGAAACCAATACTGGTTAAAATACTGGTAACAACATCAGCTAAAAACTTACCGAGCGCATAAGCAATCACTAAGATAATTCCAGCCGTGAAAATTCTCGGAATTGCACTGAGAATATCATTGAGCATAGCGATCGCGGGAATCGAAATCGCACTAATTCTCAGAGCATTCAGGGCTGCGATCGCCACAGGAATTAAAATCAGGACATAGACGATCGTACCAATAATCCAAGATAAAGATTGTCCTGTTGTCGAAGGATTAATTCCAACGCGAGTTCCTAATCTATCTGTTCCCGAAGCTGCCAACAAATTTGTGACTATTCGTCGCACCACTTGAGCCACTAACCAACCTGCTGCCCCAATCAAAATTGCCGCAAATACATTAGGCAATACTGACAGGATATCATTAAGTAATCGCTGTACTGGCTGTAATGTTCCTTCTAATTCTAATGTGCTTAAAATCGCTGGGAGAAACAGTAAAAATATGAACCAGTAAAGTGTATTACCAATGGTTTCACTGACAGAAAATTGGTTACTTGTCTCATTTACCTCTTGGTTAAGACGTTCATCTAATCTCACCGCTTGTAATGAGCGCGTTACTACCAATTTAACTATTGTTGCTAGTAACCAAGCAATAGCTAAAAGAATGGCTGCTCCTGCTAATTTTGGTAAGAAGCGAAAGACCTGATCTAGGAAATTTGCTAGCGGTTCATAAACTGCTGTTAGTTTAAGTGCTTGTAAAAAAGCAACTAAAACAAAGATGAAAATTAACCAAAATACTACATCAGAAATCCACTTCTCTACAGGTAAACCTTCTCCATCGGGTCTGCCTGTTACCCACGCTGTAATCCTATTATCAATACTAGTGCGATTTAGCAGTTTCTTAACCGCCCAAGCGACTAGTACTGCTAAGATCCAACCTAAAACTAAGATGACGATCGCAGCTAGTAAATTAGGTAAAAATTGACCAATGTTGGTGGTGGTTCGCTGGACAACATCAACCGTATCATCTACTGGATTAGTTGTTCTTGTAACCTGTGCCACAATTTCTTGAGGAGGGAAAGGCACACTCAAAACTAAATGCGCCTTACTTTGCAAAATGCTATTCATAGTTTTTCTGATTTACTGTCAGAATTGTTGGTTAACATACCACAAAATTAGCTGCGCTCAGCATAATTTCCCAATTTTTTTCACGTCATCTATCTTTGTAGGTAAATGCCATATCAGGGAATTTACTCGCATTATAGGTAAATTATTTAACAAATTAACAAAACTTCAAAATTAGCCTATTTTACTAATTAAGTAAAATCAACCTTTGACTATGGTATTTTTAAATACATTTCCTCAAATCTTAACTATTAATTAAGCTTAAAATTATACGATTACGAGCCAGCGATTTTATATTACTTATAGAGATTTATCAACAGAAGTAATTAAAGTTTATCAGTGTGAAAACTAACTTTTACTAATTAATTGACAGGGAGGTCAAAGAGTTTATCCATTCCCAAGACGATCGCAATTAATCAGTTATTAAATTTGCGTTCAAATAAAATTTTCGCTAAAATCACTAAATGTAGAGGTATATAATTAAACGTGGCATCAGATTGGCAAACTTTTGAACAATCAATCCCGATCAAAGCTAGTGCTACAGTTGTAGAACGCTGTATTACCGATCGCGTTTTAATGCACCGCTGGTTAAACCCAGTTTTACGTTGCGAGCCTGTCGGGGAATGGAGTACAGAAATTGGTAGTATGAGTCGATTTGTGATTCAAATTCCCCTTTTACAACCGACTTTAAACAGTAAAGTAGTAGAACGAGAACCAGGTTTAATTGTCTGGGAATTTACAGGTTTTTTTCAAGGACGCGATCGCTGGGAATGCCAGCCTACTCCTGATGGTACACTATTAGTTAATCGGTTTGAATTTACCGTCGCTAATCCGATCGTTCGTTGGGGATTTAATACGTTTGCTGCTGCTTGGACGAAAGCAGATATGGAAGCGCAATTACGGCGATTAAAATTAGTCGCTCAAGAACAATCTAAGGGAATTAGTTAATAATTATATTTTTAAAGATTTTGGCGAATTTGTTCCACTAATTCTCTAATAAAACTGGCATCTTCGGCGTTAGGAACTTGCACCAAATAACTTTCCAAATCTTGGCAAGCTGATACTAACTCCCCCATTTGATAATAGAGCAAACCGCGATCGCGCATTTCAGTCGGAGTTCCCGGAAACAACAATAAAATTCGTTCAATACTTGCTAAAGCCTTCCGCCATTCCCCTCGATTAAGATAAATCATCTTTAAATTCATCAACATTCTCGACAAAAATCGACGCGGCGTTACAGGTTCTAATAAACTTGGTGAAATTGTTACAGGTTGCTGGTAAATTTGACTTAATCTTTGCTCGCAATCTTGTTCAAATAAAATTTCCCCTTGATTAAAAGCATCCACATAAATTCCCACATCTGGAAAATCAGGGCGAATTAAAAAATGACCTGGCATTCCAATACCCACCATTGGAAAATCTATGCGTCGAGCAATTTCTAAATAAACCAAAGAAAGAGTAATCGGAATACCAGTTTTTCGGTCAATTACTTGATTTAAATAACTGTTGCGCGGATCGTAATAATCATCACTATTACCAGTAAAACCTAAATCATTATAAAGATAATTATTAATACATTGAATAACTCGTAAAGGATAAGTTTCACTAGGTAAACGTTCCTCTATTTCCTCCGCCATTGTATCTAAAGCATTGAGATATTCCTCTGGATCGAGGTCTGAATATTCTTCCTGAGCAATATACAAAGCTGCTTTCGCCAGATTAATGTTTTTCTCAGCCTGATGAATCTCTCTGTAGAAGTATTGCCGCGCCAGAGGAAAGTTCATTTAGTGAAAACCTAGTACTTCAGAAATTGCCTTGACGATATCAAGATAGATATTACCTTGTAATTGACGAAATAACTCAAAAGGTGTGTTTGGAGAACCAAAAATAGGTCTAAGAGTCCATCCTAGCTGGCTACCCACAAAGCCATAGAGTACAAGCCAAAACTGTAACAGTCTAGTACGGATTGGTTGTCCTTCAGTATCAGGGTCAGAAATCAACTGCATTCCTTGATAAAGGAAGTTTACACCAATTAAGCCAGTAAAGATGAAAATAGCAACATTTAGTAATTTAAAAAATTGGTAATTCTTAGTAGTGATCAAGAAAAACAATGTTACTGGTGCAAAACCGATTAAAAGCGCACTAATCACAGATGCAGCTGTTAATACAACGAGAAAATGCTCTGCTAAACTGCGTCCAGAACCAAAGAAAATATTAAAAATGTACAAAGTTGGTAAACAAATTAAAATCGTCAATAAATAAAGAATTGGTAATTTAATCGCCGCAGATAATGCTTGAACTGGACTATGAGATAAACCAATAATTGCTCCATAAATGGCAAAAAATATAGAACTGCAAACCAACAAAGCAATAATCTTATGATTGATTCTAATACCTTGACGAATTTCTTCTAAAAAACTTTTGCGATCGCGCAAAAGTCCAATTAATACCCCAAATAAATTTCCCGTTTTAAAAGAATCCTGCATTTTCTTGCCTTCCAGAACACATTTAATCTTTTATAGCTACATAACAACTTTTAGTTTTTCCAGAATGGTAAAAAATAGGTTGTTGCACTTTAGCGTTAAAGCGCAACAACCTACATAAAATTTTTGAGTTAAATTTTTCTTATTCAACTGGAGACGATGCTTTTTGCAATTCCTGCATTTTACGTAGAGTTTGTTGAATCGCCTCTTGATCCCCAATTTCCCGGAACAAAGACAATGCTTTTTGATAAAAATCCATTGCTTGTTGTTGGCGATTAAGATAACCGTAAGTTTCACCAATCATGTAATAATTAACAGCTTTACTTCGTGGTTGATTCAGAGGTTCTTCAATTTTTAAAGCTGCTTGAAAATTTTCTAATGCTTGTTCATATCCTTTTTGTCTCAGGTAAGCTAGACCTAAATTTCGGAGAACAATTGCTTCACTGCGAGGAATGTTGACTTGGCGGAAAATTGCCAAAGACTGTTGATGATAATCAATTGCTTGGGGATATTTTTGTTGATTTCTAGAAACAACACCTAAATAATCTAAGTAAGCAGCTTCATTAACGCGATCGTTCAATTTCCGGCTAATTACCAACGCTTTTTCATAAGCGGTTTGTGCTTGGGGGTAATCTCGCAAATCTTCGTAAATCATCGCTAACTGATAAAGAGTTAACATTTCTCCTTTGCTGTTACCAAGATTTTGCATCATTCCTAAAACTTGGTTAAAAGTTTGTAATGCTTCGGATAATCGTTTCTGTTTGTACTGTTCTAATCCCTGTTCATACAATTGAATGGCTGATTCTATTTTAGAATCACTTGCTTGGGCTTGGATAAGAGTTGTTTTGAGGGATGCGATCGCTGAAACCGGGGTACTCAAAGCAATTACTAAACTTAAAGAAATCAAGCTTAGGTGTTTCAAATCAAATTTCATAGTCTCTACACCAAAGGAAATTTTGAGAAATGTTTGTTGGTTTTCCTTGTGATTTAGGGAGTAAAATTTTCAGTATTTACTCCTGCTAATATTTACTTACACAAATTAAAGTTTTTATTCCAGAAATTACGGAATATATTTCCCCAATATTTGGTTAATGGAATCACTAACTGAATATACATCTCAGTATTTTACCGGAACCTTACATAATCTTTAAAGTTTTACTCTCGTTTAGGCTTCGTAATTACCTGCG
This genomic interval carries:
- a CDS encoding GTP-binding protein, producing MTTFSGSQKSLQNNAANSPDLERELDNAIFSFTDIQEELNYKQAQTALREIVANLDLSPQEQAGLEPAINDLQNMLDKLERSVVQIAVFGMVGRGKSSLLNALLGEKVFETGPLHGVTRSSQRANWNYFQETVGDGNSQVLRVSLPGKGNSQVELIDTPGLDEVDGETRAALARDVAKQADLILFLIAGDMTKVEHSALSELRLAGKPILLVFNKIDQYPEVDRMAIYQKIRDDRVRELLSPDEIVMAAASPLIAQAVRRQDGSLGVQMKAGEPQIEELKLKILEILHREGKSLIALNSMLFADEVNDKVLERKLAIRETSANRIIWNASVTKAAAIALNPLTVIDLFSGAIIDVALILTLSKLYGIQMTQQGAVSLLKRIALCMGGLTASELVANLGLSSLKGLLGLSAPATGGLSLGAYFSVALTQASVAGVSSYGIGQVTKAYLANGASWGPDGPKAVVDQILSSLDEDSILNRLKDELRAKLHSRISAETKSN
- a CDS encoding SRPBCC family protein, with protein sequence MASDWQTFEQSIPIKASATVVERCITDRVLMHRWLNPVLRCEPVGEWSTEIGSMSRFVIQIPLLQPTLNSKVVEREPGLIVWEFTGFFQGRDRWECQPTPDGTLLVNRFEFTVANPIVRWGFNTFAAAWTKADMEAQLRRLKLVAQEQSKGIS
- a CDS encoding actin-binding WH2 domain-containing protein; amino-acid sequence: MQDSFKTGNLFGVLIGLLRDRKSFLEEIRQGIRINHKIIALLVCSSIFFAIYGAIIGLSHSPVQALSAAIKLPILYLLTILICLPTLYIFNIFFGSGRSLAEHFLVVLTAASVISALLIGFAPVTLFFLITTKNYQFFKLLNVAIFIFTGLIGVNFLYQGMQLISDPDTEGQPIRTRLLQFWLVLYGFVGSQLGWTLRPIFGSPNTPFELFRQLQGNIYLDIVKAISEVLGFH
- a CDS encoding mechanosensitive ion channel, translating into MNSILQSKAHLVLSVPFPPQEIVAQVTRTTNPVDDTVDVVQRTTTNIGQFLPNLLAAIVILVLGWILAVLVAWAVKKLLNRTSIDNRITAWVTGRPDGEGLPVEKWISDVVFWLIFIFVLVAFLQALKLTAVYEPLANFLDQVFRFLPKLAGAAILLAIAWLLATIVKLVVTRSLQAVRLDERLNQEVNETSNQFSVSETIGNTLYWFIFLLFLPAILSTLELEGTLQPVQRLLNDILSVLPNVFAAILIGAAGWLVAQVVRRIVTNLLAASGTDRLGTRVGINPSTTGQSLSWIIGTIVYVLILIPVAIAALNALRISAISIPAIAMLNDILSAIPRIFTAGIILVIAYALGKFLADVVTSILTSIGFNNIFNWIGLPTPKVTRSRIIVSPSETPIDSPTSGTVEEKVTASRTPSEIVGIIVLVGIMLLATVAAVEVLAFAALTAIVTGIVAIAGQILIGLVIFAIGLYLANLAFHIITSSGNQQAVILGNAARIAIITLVSAMALQQMGIAADIVNLAFGLLLGAIAVATAIAFGLGGRDVAGEQVRDWLESFKRKKNEPPRM
- a CDS encoding tetratricopeptide repeat protein; protein product: MKFDLKHLSLISLSLVIALSTPVSAIASLKTTLIQAQASDSKIESAIQLYEQGLEQYKQKRLSEALQTFNQVLGMMQNLGNSKGEMLTLYQLAMIYEDLRDYPQAQTAYEKALVISRKLNDRVNEAAYLDYLGVVSRNQQKYPQAIDYHQQSLAIFRQVNIPRSEAIVLRNLGLAYLRQKGYEQALENFQAALKIEEPLNQPRSKAVNYYMIGETYGYLNRQQQAMDFYQKALSLFREIGDQEAIQQTLRKMQELQKASSPVE
- a CDS encoding SirB1 family protein, encoding MNFPLARQYFYREIHQAEKNINLAKAALYIAQEEYSDLDPEEYLNALDTMAEEIEERLPSETYPLRVIQCINNYLYNDLGFTGNSDDYYDPRNSYLNQVIDRKTGIPITLSLVYLEIARRIDFPMVGIGMPGHFLIRPDFPDVGIYVDAFNQGEILFEQDCEQRLSQIYQQPVTISPSLLEPVTPRRFLSRMLMNLKMIYLNRGEWRKALASIERILLLFPGTPTEMRDRGLLYYQMGELVSACQDLESYLVQVPNAEDASFIRELVEQIRQNL